The Burkholderia lata genome contains a region encoding:
- a CDS encoding M48 family metalloprotease, whose protein sequence is MRVKQLLAVSLSVALALPPSGHAQSASAPPLESAAGGARSISTVPSGIAAGVFGTYGGAESRFSDTGGASAPAASLRAPLRSLELPDLGDGSGGSLTPQAERRLGERVMREVRRDPDYLDDWLVRDYLNAMAARLAAAAAARFIGGYTPDFDLFPVRDPQINAFSMPGGFIGINSGLVVTTQTESELASVVGHEMGHVLQRHIARMIGANEKTGYTALATMLLGVLAGVLARSGDLGSAIAVGGQAYAVDNQLRFSRSAEREADRVGFQLLAGAGYDPYGMPGFFERLDRASMGDAGVPAYARTHPLTGERIADMEDRARRAPYRQPRQSPEYGFVRARLRVLQNRAPTDIAAEARRMQFEIDDRTAPNVAANWYGIALADALLGEYDAAGKALASARSAFDARERREDDPATSSPSLDVLAADIARRAGRADDAVRLAALAQRRWPASHAAIVTHLQALIAARRFGEAQAQARAQAKADPEQPDWWDYLAKASDGKGDLLARRRALAEKLALDGAWPSAIRQLKEARDAKDVSFYEQSMIGARLLEFEARYKEEREDEKNGRG, encoded by the coding sequence ATGCGTGTCAAACAGTTGCTTGCCGTGTCGCTGTCGGTGGCGCTCGCATTGCCGCCGAGCGGCCATGCGCAGAGTGCGTCCGCGCCGCCGCTCGAATCGGCGGCCGGCGGCGCCCGGTCGATTTCCACGGTGCCGTCCGGCATCGCGGCCGGCGTGTTCGGCACGTACGGCGGGGCGGAGAGCCGGTTTTCGGACACCGGCGGCGCGTCGGCGCCGGCCGCGAGCCTGCGGGCGCCGCTTCGCTCGCTCGAGCTGCCCGACCTGGGCGACGGTTCCGGCGGTTCGCTGACGCCTCAGGCCGAGCGCCGGCTCGGCGAGCGCGTAATGCGCGAAGTGCGGCGCGATCCCGACTATCTCGACGACTGGCTCGTGCGCGACTACCTGAATGCGATGGCGGCGCGGCTCGCGGCCGCGGCGGCCGCGCGCTTCATCGGCGGCTACACGCCGGACTTCGACCTGTTCCCGGTTCGCGATCCGCAGATCAACGCATTCTCGATGCCGGGCGGCTTCATCGGGATCAACAGTGGCCTCGTCGTCACGACACAGACGGAGTCGGAACTCGCATCGGTGGTCGGCCACGAGATGGGGCACGTGCTGCAGCGGCACATCGCGCGGATGATCGGTGCGAACGAGAAAACCGGCTATACGGCGCTCGCGACGATGCTGCTCGGCGTGCTGGCCGGCGTGCTCGCGAGAAGCGGCGACCTCGGGAGTGCGATCGCGGTGGGCGGGCAGGCATATGCGGTGGACAACCAGCTGCGCTTTTCGCGATCGGCCGAGCGCGAGGCCGATCGTGTCGGTTTCCAGTTGCTCGCGGGCGCGGGCTATGACCCGTACGGGATGCCGGGCTTCTTCGAGCGGCTCGACCGCGCGTCGATGGGCGATGCGGGCGTGCCGGCGTACGCGCGCACGCACCCGCTGACCGGCGAGCGGATCGCCGACATGGAGGATCGCGCGCGCCGCGCGCCGTACCGGCAGCCGCGCCAGTCGCCCGAGTACGGTTTCGTGCGCGCGCGGCTGCGCGTCCTGCAGAACCGCGCGCCGACCGACATCGCGGCCGAGGCGCGGCGAATGCAGTTCGAGATCGACGATCGCACCGCGCCGAACGTCGCGGCGAACTGGTACGGCATTGCGCTCGCGGATGCGCTGCTCGGCGAGTATGACGCCGCCGGCAAGGCACTTGCGTCGGCGCGCAGCGCGTTCGACGCGCGCGAGCGGCGCGAGGACGATCCGGCGACGAGTTCGCCGAGCCTCGACGTGCTGGCCGCCGACATCGCGCGCCGCGCGGGTCGGGCCGACGACGCGGTGCGACTTGCGGCGCTCGCGCAGCGCCGCTGGCCGGCATCGCACGCCGCGATCGTCACGCATCTTCAGGCGCTGATCGCGGCGCGCCGTTTCGGTGAAGCGCAGGCGCAGGCCCGCGCGCAGGCGAAGGCCGACCCCGAACAGCCGGACTGGTGGGACTATCTCGCGAAGGCGAGCGACGGCAAGGGCGACCTGCTGGCGCGGCGCCGCGCGCTCGCGGAGAAGCTTGCGCTCGACGGCGCGTGGCCGTCGGCGATTCGCCAACTGAAGGAAGCGCGCGATGCGAAAGACGTGTCGTTCTACGAGCAGTCGATGATCGGTGCTCGGCTGCTGGAATTCGAAGCGCGCTACAAGGAAGAGCGCGAAGACGAGAAGAACGGCCGCGGGTAG
- the moaC gene encoding cyclic pyranopterin monophosphate synthase MoaC → MSGLTHFDASGHAHMVDVGGKQETQRIAIARGTIRMLPATFALIRDGKAKKGDVLGVARIAAIQGAKRTADLIPLCHPLALTRVAVDFELDDALPGVHCVVQVETFGRTGVEMEALTAVQVGLLTVYDMCKAVDRGMVITDVSVREKRGGKSGDWKAEDTAG, encoded by the coding sequence ATGTCAGGACTCACCCATTTCGATGCCTCCGGCCATGCGCACATGGTCGACGTCGGCGGCAAGCAGGAAACCCAACGCATCGCGATCGCGCGCGGCACGATCCGGATGCTGCCGGCTACGTTCGCGCTGATCCGCGACGGCAAGGCCAAGAAAGGCGACGTGCTCGGCGTCGCGCGCATCGCAGCCATCCAGGGCGCCAAGCGCACGGCCGACCTGATTCCGCTGTGCCACCCGCTCGCACTGACGCGCGTGGCCGTCGACTTCGAACTCGACGACGCGCTGCCGGGCGTCCACTGCGTCGTGCAGGTCGAGACGTTCGGCCGCACCGGCGTCGAGATGGAAGCGCTGACTGCCGTGCAGGTCGGGCTGCTGACCGTCTACGACATGTGCAAGGCCGTCGATCGCGGGATGGTGATCACCGATGTGAGCGTGCGCGAGAAGCGCGGCGGGAAGTCGGGGGACTGGAAGGCGGAAGACACGGCGGGTTAA
- a CDS encoding TonB family protein gives MAIRSTYLILPAVAMLFSGCAMLSSSQESKLTCHIPRAVYPDTAKPLTRPATVLVRALMTTSGEAQNVTVTTSSRNAAADRAAIEAMTHATCVQTGATANPFLLTQPFVFEPQRGN, from the coding sequence ATGGCTATTCGCTCGACCTACCTGATCCTGCCCGCCGTTGCGATGCTGTTTTCCGGCTGCGCGATGCTGTCGTCGTCGCAGGAAAGCAAGCTGACGTGCCACATTCCGCGCGCCGTCTATCCGGATACCGCAAAGCCGCTTACGCGCCCGGCGACCGTGCTCGTGCGCGCGCTGATGACGACATCCGGCGAAGCGCAGAACGTCACCGTGACGACGAGCAGCCGCAATGCGGCGGCCGATCGCGCGGCCATCGAAGCGATGACGCACGCGACCTGCGTGCAGACGGGCGCGACCGCGAACCCGTTCCTGCTGACCCAACCGTTCGTGTTCGAGCCGCAGCGCGGCAACTGA
- a CDS encoding PglL family O-oligosaccharyltransferase has protein sequence MPSTFSRSLPLVALAVALIVPYAITNHTYPIPTFYSEFSALVLYLLVGVSVVLLARTGRPAEPFAAPAAFVAPLGFAVVLIAQVALIPLKVPSMNWLAVGYLAAALVAMQAGYTLARDGLAEAVSRMMAGALLIGGVFAVGTQIVQLFHLESALSPFVVMYNVAVDRRPYGNMAQANHLASYIAFALAGALYLVQTRRLAVWAWLVLSIVLSVGLALTVSRGPWLQVAVMVVAGFWMAWLESRRAPGNARAWAIPVVLAVAFIAVNVAVRWANVHYHLGLAESAADRMRDAGQIAPRLALWKYGLAMFREHPLLGVGWGEFPSHQFALVRSLGGVEIANNSHDIFIDLLAKSGLVGLGVLVVALVTWFVRAVRAPQSSMRVFGFALIGILLMHALVEYPQQYMFFLLPAMFVIGLLEVKPLRILPGRAAFGLFAVLSVGGVLAAVPVLRDYQRAEVLYYGSDPAAQYRDAPSLLFGAWGEYGAATLLPISADDLPAKLAAHERAIALLPGETVLRRYAVLQALAGREADALDTVAHLHVFAKELKDWPQQLAALYKLCDQQPALKPFKAAVVAKYGEVPADAADDEDDDDSD, from the coding sequence ATGCCTTCTACTTTTTCCCGTTCGTTGCCGCTCGTTGCGCTGGCTGTCGCCCTGATCGTGCCGTACGCGATCACGAATCACACGTATCCGATCCCGACTTTCTATTCCGAGTTTTCCGCGCTGGTGCTGTATCTGCTGGTGGGGGTGTCCGTCGTGCTGCTCGCGCGTACGGGCCGCCCGGCCGAGCCGTTTGCCGCGCCGGCCGCGTTCGTCGCGCCGCTCGGGTTCGCCGTGGTGCTCATCGCGCAGGTCGCGCTGATCCCGCTCAAGGTGCCGTCGATGAACTGGCTGGCGGTCGGCTATCTCGCCGCCGCGCTGGTCGCGATGCAGGCCGGCTATACGCTCGCGCGCGACGGGCTGGCCGAGGCCGTGTCGCGGATGATGGCCGGCGCGCTGCTTATCGGCGGCGTGTTCGCGGTCGGAACGCAAATCGTGCAGTTGTTCCACCTCGAGTCGGCGCTGTCGCCGTTCGTCGTGATGTACAACGTCGCGGTCGATCGCCGGCCGTACGGCAACATGGCGCAGGCGAACCATCTGGCCAGCTACATTGCATTCGCGCTCGCGGGCGCGCTGTATCTCGTGCAGACGCGCCGGCTCGCGGTGTGGGCGTGGCTCGTGCTGTCGATCGTGCTGTCGGTCGGCCTTGCGCTGACGGTGTCGCGCGGGCCGTGGCTGCAGGTCGCGGTGATGGTCGTCGCGGGTTTCTGGATGGCGTGGCTCGAATCGCGCCGCGCGCCGGGCAATGCGCGCGCGTGGGCGATCCCGGTCGTGCTTGCGGTGGCGTTCATCGCGGTGAACGTCGCGGTGCGCTGGGCGAACGTCCACTACCACCTGGGTCTCGCGGAATCCGCGGCTGACCGGATGCGTGACGCGGGGCAGATCGCGCCGCGCCTCGCGCTGTGGAAGTACGGGCTCGCGATGTTCCGCGAGCATCCGCTGCTCGGTGTCGGCTGGGGCGAGTTCCCGTCGCACCAGTTCGCGCTCGTGCGCTCGCTCGGCGGCGTCGAGATCGCGAACAACTCGCATGACATCTTCATCGACCTGCTCGCGAAGTCCGGCCTTGTCGGCCTCGGCGTGCTCGTCGTCGCGCTCGTGACGTGGTTCGTGCGTGCAGTGCGCGCGCCGCAGTCGAGCATGCGCGTGTTCGGCTTCGCGCTGATCGGCATCCTGCTGATGCACGCGCTGGTCGAGTATCCGCAGCAGTACATGTTCTTCCTGTTGCCGGCGATGTTCGTGATCGGGCTGCTCGAGGTGAAGCCGCTGCGCATCCTGCCGGGGCGTGCGGCATTCGGGCTGTTCGCGGTGCTGTCGGTCGGCGGCGTGCTGGCGGCGGTGCCGGTGTTGCGCGACTACCAGCGCGCGGAAGTGCTGTACTACGGCAGCGATCCGGCCGCGCAATACCGCGATGCGCCGTCGCTGCTGTTCGGCGCGTGGGGTGAATACGGCGCGGCCACGCTGCTCCCGATTTCGGCGGATGACCTGCCGGCCAAGCTCGCTGCGCATGAGCGTGCGATCGCGCTGCTGCCCGGCGAGACGGTGCTGCGCCGGTATGCGGTGCTGCAGGCGCTGGCCGGCCGCGAGGCCGACGCGCTCGACACCGTCGCGCACCTGCATGTGTTTGCGAAGGAGTTGAAGGACTGGCCGCAGCAATTGGCGGCGCTGTACAAGCTGTGCGACCAGCAGCCGGCGCTGAAGCCGTTCAAGGCGGCAGTCGTCGCGAAGTACGGCGAAGTGCCGGCCGATGCGGCCGACGACGAGGACGACGACGATTCGGATTGA
- a CDS encoding pilin: MFEAFSVSLFRRVAADLRRANRPSPRWRPAGFTLIELMIVLAIVGVIAAYAIPAYQDYLARSRVGEGLALASSARLAVADNASSGASLDGGYSPPAATRNVESVAIDGETGQITVAFTTRVTAAGANTLVLVPSAPDKADAPTARVPLKKGAMQAGAIAWECFAAGKDASSLPAPGAGPLPGDAATLPAKYAPAECRA, translated from the coding sequence ATGTTCGAAGCTTTTTCCGTTTCCCTGTTCCGTCGCGTGGCCGCCGATCTGCGGCGCGCGAACCGGCCGTCGCCGCGCTGGCGGCCGGCCGGCTTTACGCTGATCGAACTGATGATCGTGCTGGCGATCGTCGGTGTGATCGCGGCGTATGCGATACCCGCTTACCAGGATTACCTTGCGCGCTCGCGCGTCGGCGAGGGCCTTGCGCTCGCGTCGTCCGCGCGGCTCGCCGTCGCCGACAACGCCTCGAGCGGCGCGAGCCTCGACGGCGGCTACAGCCCGCCTGCCGCGACCCGCAACGTCGAATCGGTAGCGATCGACGGCGAGACCGGCCAGATTACGGTCGCATTCACCACGCGCGTCACCGCGGCCGGCGCCAATACGCTGGTGCTCGTGCCGTCCGCGCCCGACAAGGCCGATGCGCCCACCGCCCGCGTGCCGCTCAAAAAGGGCGCGATGCAAGCCGGTGCGATCGCGTGGGAGTGCTTTGCGGCCGGCAAGGATGCATCGTCGCTGCCGGCACCGGGAGCCGGGCCATTGCCGGGTGACGCCGCGACGTTGCCAGCGAAATATGCACCGGCGGAGTGCCGCGCGTAG
- a CDS encoding TerC family protein encodes MLEFLTSLHWGAVLQIIIIDILLGGDNAVVIALACRNLPANQRLRGVIWGTAGAILLRIALITFAVALLDVPFLKLGGGLLLLWIGIKLMAPAGDAHDDIKPASQLWDAVKTIVIADAVMSLDNVIAIAGAAEQADPSHRIALVIFGLVVSVPIIVWGSTLVLKLLDRFPVVVAFGAGLLGWIAGGLIVNDPVGDRWPVLDTPEVLYGASIAGALFVVAIGYTLRKRRDVPHAH; translated from the coding sequence ATGCTCGAATTCCTGACGTCGCTCCACTGGGGCGCCGTTCTCCAGATCATCATCATCGATATCCTGCTCGGCGGCGACAACGCGGTCGTCATCGCGCTCGCATGCCGCAACCTGCCTGCGAACCAGCGGCTGCGCGGCGTCATCTGGGGTACTGCGGGGGCGATCCTGCTGCGCATCGCGCTGATCACGTTCGCGGTCGCACTGCTCGACGTGCCGTTCCTGAAACTCGGCGGCGGTCTGCTGCTGCTGTGGATCGGCATCAAGCTGATGGCGCCGGCCGGCGATGCGCACGACGACATCAAGCCGGCCAGCCAGCTGTGGGACGCCGTGAAGACGATCGTGATCGCCGATGCGGTGATGAGCCTCGACAATGTGATCGCGATCGCGGGCGCGGCCGAACAGGCCGACCCGTCGCACCGGATCGCGCTCGTGATCTTCGGGCTCGTCGTCAGCGTGCCGATCATCGTGTGGGGCAGCACGCTGGTGCTGAAGCTGCTCGACCGTTTCCCGGTCGTCGTGGCGTTCGGCGCCGGGCTGCTCGGCTGGATCGCGGGCGGGCTGATCGTGAATGACCCGGTCGGCGACCGCTGGCCGGTGCTCGATACGCCGGAGGTCCTCTACGGCGCGAGCATCGCGGGCGCGCTGTTCGTCGTGGCGATCGGTTACACGCTCAGGAAGCGCCGCGACGTACCGCACGCGCACTGA
- the sucD gene encoding succinate--CoA ligase subunit alpha translates to MSILINKDTKVITQGITGKTGQFHTRACREYANGREAFVAGVNPKKAGEDFEGIPIYASVKEAKAETGATVSVIYVPPAGAAAAIWEAVEADLDLAICITEGIPVRDMIEVKDRMRREGRKTLLLGPNCPGTITPDELKIGIMPGHIHRKGRIGVVSRSGTLTYEAVAQLTALGLGQSSAVGIGGDPINGLKHIDVMKMFNDDPDTDAVVMIGEIGGPDEANAAEWIKDNMKKPVVGFIAGVTAPPGKRMGHAGALISGGADTAEAKLEIMEACGITVTRNPSEMGRLLKKAL, encoded by the coding sequence ATGTCGATTCTGATCAACAAGGACACGAAGGTCATCACGCAGGGCATTACCGGCAAAACCGGTCAGTTCCATACGCGCGCCTGCCGTGAATACGCAAACGGCCGCGAAGCATTCGTCGCGGGCGTGAACCCGAAGAAGGCCGGCGAAGATTTCGAAGGCATTCCGATCTACGCAAGCGTCAAGGAAGCGAAGGCAGAAACCGGCGCGACCGTGTCGGTCATCTACGTTCCGCCGGCAGGCGCAGCAGCTGCGATCTGGGAAGCGGTCGAAGCCGATCTGGATCTCGCGATCTGTATCACGGAAGGCATCCCCGTCCGCGACATGATCGAAGTGAAGGACCGCATGCGTCGCGAAGGCCGCAAGACGCTGCTGCTCGGGCCGAACTGCCCGGGCACGATCACGCCGGACGAACTGAAGATCGGCATCATGCCGGGCCACATCCACCGCAAGGGCCGCATCGGCGTCGTGTCGCGTTCGGGCACGCTGACGTATGAAGCGGTTGCCCAGCTGACGGCACTCGGCCTCGGCCAGTCGTCGGCAGTCGGTATCGGCGGCGACCCGATCAACGGTCTGAAGCACATCGACGTGATGAAGATGTTCAACGACGATCCGGATACGGACGCAGTCGTGATGATCGGCGAAATCGGCGGTCCGGACGAAGCCAATGCGGCAGAGTGGATCAAGGACAACATGAAGAAGCCGGTCGTCGGCTTCATCGCTGGCGTCACGGCGCCTCCGGGCAAGCGCATGGGCCACGCCGGCGCGCTGATCTCGGGCGGTGCGGATACGGCCGAAGCGAAGCTGGAAATCATGGAAGCGTGCGGCATCACCGTCACGCGCAACCCGTCGGAAATGGGCCGTCTGCTGAAGAAGGCGCTGTAA